A stretch of the Candidatus Omnitrophota bacterium genome encodes the following:
- a CDS encoding NAD-dependent epimerase/dehydratase family protein, producing MDIRGKNILVIGGAGLIGSHVVEELLKEDVREVAVYDNFSRGSRENLAQALKDPRCRIFELGGDILQKDILGEAIKSRDAVIHLAALWLLHCHEYPQSAFETNIRGTWNVLDACVKHGVKRLIYSSSASVYGDAVEEPMTEEHPYNNWTFYGATKIAGEHMFKAYHKRYGLEGVGLRYMNVYGPRQDYHGAYTAVMMKILDRLDCGEPPVVYGDGSQSYDFIYVRDVALANVCALKSSVPFGFYNVGRGIKTSIKELAELLVELTDSNLAVRYVPAGQTFVQNRVGCPKAAERDLGFCWSVDLREGMKALIEWRKQDLARKERR from the coding sequence ATGGACATTCGCGGCAAGAATATTTTGGTCATCGGCGGCGCCGGATTGATCGGCTCGCATGTGGTGGAGGAACTGCTGAAGGAAGACGTGCGCGAGGTCGCCGTCTACGATAATTTCTCGCGCGGCTCGCGGGAAAATCTGGCGCAGGCGTTGAAGGATCCGCGCTGCCGGATTTTCGAACTGGGCGGCGACATTCTGCAGAAAGACATCCTCGGCGAGGCGATCAAATCGCGCGACGCCGTTATCCACCTGGCGGCGCTATGGCTGCTGCACTGCCACGAGTATCCCCAATCGGCTTTCGAAACGAATATCCGGGGAACCTGGAACGTTCTCGACGCCTGCGTCAAGCATGGAGTGAAGCGGCTGATCTATTCCAGTTCCGCCAGCGTCTACGGCGACGCGGTAGAAGAGCCGATGACGGAAGAACATCCCTACAACAATTGGACATTCTACGGGGCTACGAAGATCGCGGGCGAGCACATGTTCAAGGCGTACCATAAACGCTACGGCCTGGAAGGCGTCGGACTACGATACATGAACGTCTACGGCCCCCGGCAGGATTACCACGGCGCCTATACCGCCGTGATGATGAAAATTCTCGACCGCCTCGATTGCGGCGAGCCGCCGGTGGTCTACGGCGACGGCTCCCAATCCTACGATTTTATCTATGTCCGCGACGTCGCCCTCGCCAACGTCTGCGCCCTGAAATCGTCCGTCCCCTTCGGGTTTTACAACGTTGGGCGCGGGATCAAGACCTCCATCAAGGAACTGGCCGAATTGTTAGTGGAATTGACCGATTCCAACTTGGCTGTTCGCTATGTACCCGCCGGACAAACCTTCGTGCAAAACCGCGTCGGCTGTCCCAAGGCGGCGGAGCGCGATCTGGGCTTCTGCTGGAGCGTGGACTTGCGCGAGGGAATGAAAGCGCTGATCGAATGGCGCAAACAGGATTTGGCTAGGAAGGAAAGGCGGTAA
- a CDS encoding DegT/DnrJ/EryC1/StrS aminotransferase family protein, whose amino-acid sequence MLLPITKPVFDEDELELIARTLESGWVAQGPNVQAFEEQFRQFCGAACAVAASSCTTALHLGLLALGVRPGDEVLVPSFTYIATANAVEYCGAKPVFCDIDLDTFTIDPRDSERRITDKTKGIVPVSLFGWPLDYAWLKDLAQKHRLWILEDAACAFGARRNNVHAGTEADASAFSFHPRKAITTGEGGMLVTNNTALAETARCLRNHGASRSDLERHIDKGGSLLPDFNVLGYNYRMTDIQGAIGLAQMKKADAILAQRRQAAARYHDQLAEFSWLRTPQETDGAQHAYQSYVALMSPGDKRPPQLSDLDELNRKRNRMFASLEESGVSVRQGTHAVHSLGYYRHKYGLNEMDYPQSLLADRLSLTLPLFCGMEEKEIAYVADCLKRLERI is encoded by the coding sequence GTGCTATTGCCCATCACAAAACCGGTTTTCGACGAAGACGAACTGGAACTTATCGCCCGCACGCTGGAAAGCGGCTGGGTGGCGCAAGGGCCGAACGTGCAAGCGTTCGAAGAGCAATTCCGCCAATTCTGCGGCGCCGCCTGCGCCGTCGCCGCTTCCAGCTGCACCACAGCGCTGCATCTGGGATTGTTGGCGTTGGGCGTTCGCCCGGGCGACGAGGTGCTCGTTCCTAGTTTTACCTATATCGCCACCGCCAACGCCGTGGAATATTGCGGCGCTAAACCGGTGTTTTGCGATATCGATCTGGATACCTTCACCATCGATCCCCGCGATTCGGAACGGCGAATTACGGACAAAACGAAGGGAATCGTTCCCGTTTCGCTGTTCGGCTGGCCGCTCGATTACGCCTGGCTGAAAGACTTGGCGCAGAAACATCGCCTTTGGATTTTAGAAGACGCCGCCTGCGCCTTCGGCGCCCGCCGAAACAACGTCCATGCGGGTACGGAAGCCGACGCCAGCGCTTTTTCCTTTCATCCCCGCAAAGCCATCACTACTGGCGAGGGCGGCATGTTGGTAACCAATAATACCGCCCTCGCGGAAACGGCGCGCTGCCTGCGCAATCATGGCGCGTCGAGATCCGACCTGGAACGCCATATAGATAAAGGCGGTTCGTTGCTGCCCGATTTCAACGTATTGGGATACAATTACCGCATGACGGATATTCAAGGGGCCATCGGCCTGGCGCAAATGAAGAAGGCCGACGCTATCCTCGCCCAACGCCGCCAGGCCGCCGCGCGTTATCATGACCAACTCGCCGAGTTCTCCTGGCTGCGTACGCCGCAGGAAACGGACGGCGCCCAGCACGCCTATCAATCCTACGTCGCGCTGATGTCCCCCGGCGATAAAAGACCGCCGCAACTTTCCGATCTGGACGAATTGAACCGCAAACGCAACCGGATGTTCGCCTCTTTGGAAGAATCGGGCGTCTCCGTCCGCCAAGGCACCCACGCCGTCCACTCGCTGGGATATTATCGCCATAAATACGGTTTAAACGAAATGGATTATCCCCAATCGCTGCTGGCCGACCGGCTAAGCCTGACGCTGCCGCTCTTTTGCGGCATGGAAGAAAAGGAGATCGCTTACGTCGCGGACTGTCTAAAGCGGCTTGAGCGCATTTGA
- the asnB gene encoding asparagine synthase (glutamine-hydrolyzing) — protein MCGIAGIFHLSGEAAERACIQRMTDSLAHRGPDGEGVYLDGNLALGHRRLAIIDLTTAASQPMLSEDKQIAVVYNGEIYNFRELRQELEAKGHRFFSRSDTEVLIHGYEEEGIDFVQRLNGMFAFALWDAWTRTLYLVRDRYGIKPLYWRIEGNTLLFASEIKAILAYPGVRVEVDPDALNEYFTFQNMMNSSTLFKGIHLMTSASIFRIHQGDSDFQTSRFWDYKFTAIDLLMSEQEAEEETVRLLQQAVVRQMVSDAPIGSYLSGGLDSGSIVTIASKNIDYLSTFTCGFHMHGVDGVEAKYDERREAELIANACKTRHYEMVLSSKDISWVLPKIIYHLEDLRIGMSYPHYYIAQLASKFVKVCLSGSGGDELYAGYPWRYYRIFHSLGREDFYRQYYSFWQRLVQEEEKESLFTSALWSKVQRRDTFETFRNVFKLNNLSYATPEDHIANSLYFESKTFLQGLFVVGDKLTMAHGLEERFPFLDNDLVAFAQKIPIRYKLRNLTEMKRLDENELRKLRRYYVECDDGKNVLRRAMSRMVPEEVALRKKQGFSSPEESWYRGETMGYVKNLLLDKKAASRDYLQPAYVQRIIDDHVEGKKNYRLLIWSFLCFEWWCKIFLEKPIPQNAFSSPSSANLPQMDKSYCLAALG, from the coding sequence ATGTGCGGAATCGCGGGAATATTCCATCTATCAGGCGAAGCCGCCGAACGGGCGTGCATTCAGCGCATGACGGATTCCCTGGCGCATCGGGGACCCGACGGCGAAGGCGTATATCTCGATGGCAACCTGGCGCTAGGGCATCGGCGCCTGGCGATCATCGATTTGACAACCGCCGCCAGCCAACCCATGTTGAGCGAAGATAAACAAATCGCCGTCGTCTATAACGGAGAGATTTACAATTTCCGCGAATTGCGCCAGGAACTGGAAGCGAAAGGGCATCGCTTCTTCTCCCGCTCCGATACGGAAGTGTTGATTCACGGTTATGAAGAAGAGGGAATCGATTTCGTCCAACGATTGAACGGCATGTTCGCATTCGCCTTGTGGGACGCTTGGACGCGAACCCTTTACTTGGTGCGCGACCGTTATGGAATCAAGCCGCTCTATTGGCGGATAGAAGGAAATACTCTCCTCTTCGCATCTGAAATCAAAGCCATCCTAGCCTATCCCGGCGTGCGGGTGGAAGTCGATCCCGACGCCTTGAACGAGTATTTCACGTTTCAAAACATGATGAACAGTTCGACGTTGTTCAAGGGAATCCACTTGATGACGTCTGCTTCGATTTTCCGCATTCATCAAGGAGATTCAGATTTTCAAACGTCGCGCTTTTGGGATTATAAATTTACAGCCATCGATCTCTTAATGAGCGAGCAGGAAGCGGAAGAAGAGACGGTGCGCCTCTTGCAACAAGCCGTCGTGCGGCAAATGGTTTCCGATGCGCCCATCGGGAGTTATCTGTCCGGCGGCCTGGATTCCGGCTCTATCGTTACCATCGCCTCGAAGAATATCGATTATCTCTCCACGTTCACCTGCGGCTTCCACATGCACGGCGTGGACGGCGTGGAAGCCAAGTACGACGAACGTCGTGAGGCGGAACTGATCGCCAATGCCTGCAAGACGCGGCATTACGAAATGGTGCTTAGTTCCAAGGATATTTCCTGGGTGCTGCCGAAAATCATTTATCACTTGGAAGACCTGCGCATCGGGATGAGCTATCCCCATTATTACATCGCGCAACTGGCTTCGAAATTCGTCAAGGTCTGCCTCTCCGGCAGCGGCGGCGACGAACTCTACGCCGGGTATCCCTGGCGCTATTACCGCATCTTTCACTCTCTTGGCCGTGAGGATTTTTATAGGCAATATTATTCTTTCTGGCAGCGCCTGGTGCAGGAAGAAGAGAAAGAGAGCCTCTTCACATCGGCTCTTTGGAGTAAGGTGCAACGGCGAGACACTTTCGAAACCTTCCGCAACGTCTTCAAACTCAACAATCTCAGCTACGCCACGCCCGAAGACCATATCGCCAACTCCCTCTACTTCGAAAGCAAAACCTTTCTGCAAGGCTTGTTCGTCGTCGGGGACAAATTGACGATGGCGCATGGACTGGAAGAGCGCTTCCCCTTCCTCGACAACGATCTCGTCGCCTTCGCCCAGAAAATTCCCATCCGGTATAAGCTTCGCAACTTGACGGAGATGAAGCGGCTGGACGAAAACGAACTGCGCAAGTTGCGGCGATACTACGTCGAATGCGACGATGGCAAAAACGTCCTGCGGCGGGCGATGAGCCGCATGGTTCCGGAAGAAGTGGCGTTACGCAAAAAGCAGGGATTCAGCTCGCCGGAAGAATCTTGGTATCGCGGCGAAACGATGGGCTACGTGAAGAATCTCCTGCTCGATAAAAAGGCCGCATCGCGAGACTATCTGCAACCGGCTTACGTCCAGCGCATCATCGACGATCACGTCGAAGGCAAAAAAAATTATCGGTTGTTGATCTGGTCCTTTTTATGCTTCGAATGGTGGTGCAAGATTTTTCTGGAAAAACCGATTCCCCAAAACGCTTTCTCTTCCCCCTCTTCTGCGAATCTTCCCCAAATGGATAAATCCTATTGCCTTGCCGCCCTTGGCTAA
- a CDS encoding MMPL family transporter, with protein sequence MRAYLFQFIHFLVSRYPRSVVILSLAAAAAAGYFGVERMEMITDQDRLLSEKLDYHKRYMDFIRRFGDLEYLYILIEAQEQNRAIAFADALAARLSQSPDVKDIIYSFDSTWARKFALYFVPENDLNQLSKELKNNEQNIKNLFAASNADEILQKISDGLDSALTGAAASDSSEIMGGDLKTFLQVLEGKYDDPFKEFSKLETSIDEQFKDGKKYIVTGKSILMLVMPSKDYSTLSVIDKPLQRIRADIWLTSQEFPDVVAGMTGRPVLQADEMTTTNRDMTKSTILALVCVLVLFVLFFRELVRPMLGVLTLLIAMGWTYGFVALTLGHLNLLSLVFALVLVGLGIDFGIHFLHRYQDELRRNFDPSAAIASALKHVGPGIITGAITSSIAFLLALMTDFLGLAELGYVAGIGIIICLTAMLVTLPAFLIAYDRHVRKGESIPAPLHIAGLRHTSRYPLILVLISLILTAFLLPKAFLVTFDDNILNLQADGLESVKYEHKLINESEYSTWYCAFLKPDMDAVRKTVDELKKKPIVAKVESLDDVLPRIAPSQRETMQSIASLLDAVKDATPAMYRPNPAIRRELLQKIDGLFSSVAQMKAQQAQMKQGNIDPKMIEEMKARGLDQSQIAEQIAAAGTDPQSQASADPIDPAQKELFEQLKSLASLISPNSSIADTRMQDANELLLERPRALLRSLKRKATVKEPGPEDLPKSLRSMYIGKEGSFLIMAYPKKNIWETEPMREFIAEMRKIDPNVTGAPIQVYESSRLMRDAFTNIGAYSFIAVGVLVFLDFLSLPITMLVMTPLALGVLWLVEIMGIFNVHLNLANFFAIPILIGIGVDNAVHFYHRYLEIYNVDKSINTTGSTLTLTTLTTITGFGSLIFASHKGLASLGILMALGSATCWFACVVFLPALIKLLPRKTPDKLSVDDL encoded by the coding sequence ATGAGAGCCTACCTTTTTCAATTCATTCATTTCCTGGTTTCACGCTACCCCCGAAGCGTCGTTATCCTTTCCCTCGCCGCCGCAGCAGCGGCTGGCTATTTCGGCGTAGAACGCATGGAGATGATTACCGATCAGGATCGACTGCTTTCGGAAAAGTTGGATTATCATAAGCGGTACATGGATTTCATCCGCCGTTTCGGCGATTTGGAGTATTTGTACATTCTGATCGAAGCGCAGGAACAAAACCGCGCCATCGCCTTCGCCGACGCCCTGGCGGCGCGCTTGAGCCAAAGTCCTGACGTTAAGGATATTATTTATTCCTTCGACAGTACGTGGGCCAGAAAATTCGCTCTCTATTTTGTTCCGGAAAACGATCTCAACCAGTTGTCCAAAGAACTAAAGAACAATGAACAGAACATTAAAAATCTCTTCGCCGCGAGTAACGCCGACGAGATTCTGCAAAAAATATCCGACGGACTGGATTCGGCTCTGACAGGCGCCGCCGCTTCGGATTCATCGGAGATAATGGGCGGCGATTTGAAAACCTTTCTCCAAGTTCTTGAAGGGAAATACGACGATCCCTTCAAGGAATTTTCGAAATTGGAAACCAGCATCGACGAGCAATTCAAGGACGGCAAGAAATATATCGTTACGGGAAAATCCATATTGATGCTGGTCATGCCGTCGAAGGATTATTCCACGCTCAGCGTTATCGATAAGCCCCTGCAACGCATCCGCGCCGATATTTGGTTGACAAGCCAGGAATTTCCCGATGTTGTCGCAGGCATGACGGGACGTCCCGTCCTCCAAGCAGACGAGATGACTACGACCAACCGGGATATGACGAAATCCACCATCCTCGCATTAGTTTGCGTACTGGTTTTGTTCGTACTATTCTTCCGCGAATTGGTTCGGCCTATGCTTGGCGTTTTGACGTTATTGATAGCCATGGGGTGGACGTATGGGTTCGTAGCGTTGACGTTAGGCCACCTTAATCTGCTCTCATTGGTTTTCGCTCTGGTGCTTGTTGGGTTAGGCATCGATTTCGGCATTCATTTTCTGCATCGCTATCAAGACGAATTGCGAAGGAACTTCGATCCCTCCGCCGCCATCGCCTCCGCCTTGAAACATGTGGGACCGGGAATCATCACCGGCGCCATCACATCCTCCATTGCTTTTCTTCTGGCATTAATGACGGATTTTTTGGGATTGGCCGAATTGGGATATGTAGCGGGAATAGGAATTATTATATGCCTGACCGCCATGCTGGTTACATTGCCTGCTTTTCTCATCGCGTACGACCGGCATGTTCGCAAGGGCGAATCGATCCCGGCGCCGCTTCATATCGCCGGGCTGCGCCATACGTCTCGTTATCCTTTGATCTTAGTGTTAATAAGTCTGATCCTGACAGCCTTTTTACTGCCCAAAGCGTTTCTCGTAACCTTTGACGACAATATTCTCAACTTGCAAGCCGACGGCCTCGAATCCGTCAAATACGAACACAAGTTGATCAACGAATCGGAATATTCCACCTGGTATTGCGCCTTTCTCAAGCCCGATATGGACGCGGTGCGGAAAACAGTTGACGAACTGAAGAAAAAACCCATCGTGGCGAAAGTCGAAAGCCTCGACGACGTCCTGCCTCGCATTGCGCCCAGCCAAAGAGAGACGATGCAATCTATCGCTTCTTTGCTTGATGCCGTGAAGGACGCAACGCCCGCCATGTATAGGCCGAATCCCGCGATTAGGCGGGAATTGTTGCAAAAAATCGATGGTTTATTCTCTTCAGTGGCTCAAATGAAAGCCCAGCAGGCGCAAATGAAGCAGGGGAACATCGATCCCAAAATGATCGAAGAAATGAAAGCGCGCGGCCTAGATCAATCCCAAATTGCGGAACAAATCGCCGCCGCCGGGACTGATCCCCAAAGCCAGGCTTCGGCGGATCCTATCGATCCCGCCCAAAAGGAACTCTTCGAACAATTGAAAAGTCTAGCATCTCTGATCTCTCCAAACAGCTCTATCGCCGATACAAGAATGCAAGACGCTAACGAATTGTTATTGGAACGTCCCCGAGCGCTCCTCCGTTCATTAAAGCGGAAAGCAACCGTAAAAGAACCGGGACCGGAAGATTTGCCCAAGAGCCTACGCTCGATGTATATCGGGAAAGAAGGTTCTTTTTTAATTATGGCTTATCCCAAAAAGAACATATGGGAAACCGAACCCATGCGGGAATTCATCGCCGAAATGCGCAAAATCGATCCCAATGTAACCGGAGCGCCCATCCAGGTCTACGAATCCAGCCGGTTGATGCGCGACGCTTTCACGAACATTGGCGCCTACTCCTTTATCGCCGTAGGCGTTCTGGTCTTCCTTGATTTTTTATCTCTGCCCATAACAATGCTCGTCATGACGCCATTGGCGTTGGGAGTATTGTGGCTGGTGGAGATTATGGGAATCTTCAACGTCCATCTCAACCTGGCGAACTTCTTCGCCATTCCCATCCTGATCGGCATCGGAGTCGATAACGCCGTTCATTTCTACCACCGGTATTTGGAAATTTACAATGTGGATAAGTCGATCAACACGACCGGCTCCACGTTGACCTTGACGACGCTGACGACGATCACGGGATTCGGCAGTTTGATTTTCGCTTCCCATAAAGGGTTGGCGAGCCTGGGCATTTTGATGGCGTTGGGATCGGCGACCTGCTGGTTTGCCTGCGTAGTATTCCTTCCCGCCTTAATTAAATTGCTGCCCCGCAAAACGCCCGATAAATTGTCGGTGGACGACCTTTAA
- a CDS encoding aspartate aminotransferase family protein: protein MPFDLKEILSDSLGGARALHEAHVNPMLARVLEMIGFQHEYVRGSGCYLTTLDGREIFDGLSGYGVFGMGRNHPAIRQAIHQALDMDLPNLAQMDCALLSGLLAKKLISLAPGHRLQHVFFTNSGTESVEGAIKFARAASQRPRILFSQGAFHGLSTGSLALNGDESFREGFGDLLPGCVKIDMEDVEAVRRELETNTVAAVIIEPVRGKGVFYPKDDSVYPAIQRICRETETFFIVDEIQSGLGRTGKWWACQHWNLEPDILVTAKALSGGLIPIGAILYSHDVYKKVYSRLDRCVVHSSTFGQNLIAMVAGLASIHLLEEENLIERSAQMGERLLSGLSSLQEKHEFIKEVRGKGLMIGVEFGPPKSLLLKPAWAILHSVENGLFAQAVVMQLYDKHNILTQVAGHHQEVVKLLPPFVMREEEADRLVSALDAVLIECRRFPGPIWSVGKQLAGAAAKQHLFSREKAHTT, encoded by the coding sequence ATGCCTTTCGATTTAAAAGAAATTCTATCCGATTCCCTTGGCGGCGCGCGAGCGCTGCACGAAGCGCATGTCAATCCCATGCTCGCTCGGGTGTTGGAAATGATCGGCTTCCAACACGAATACGTTCGCGGTTCGGGGTGTTATCTCACGACGCTGGACGGGCGCGAAATTTTCGACGGGCTGAGCGGTTACGGCGTATTCGGCATGGGAAGAAATCATCCCGCCATCCGTCAAGCCATCCATCAGGCGCTGGATATGGATCTGCCCAACCTGGCGCAGATGGATTGCGCCCTGCTGAGCGGCCTCTTGGCGAAGAAATTGATTTCTCTTGCGCCCGGCCATCGATTGCAACATGTCTTCTTCACCAACTCCGGCACGGAATCGGTGGAAGGCGCCATCAAGTTCGCCCGCGCCGCTTCTCAGCGTCCGCGAATTTTGTTCAGCCAGGGAGCCTTTCACGGCCTATCCACGGGATCGCTGGCCTTAAACGGCGACGAATCGTTTCGGGAAGGTTTTGGCGATTTGCTGCCGGGCTGCGTGAAAATCGACATGGAAGACGTTGAGGCCGTGCGGCGGGAGTTGGAAACAAATACCGTTGCCGCCGTTATCATTGAACCTGTGCGGGGGAAAGGCGTCTTCTATCCCAAAGACGATTCCGTTTATCCTGCGATTCAACGAATCTGCCGCGAGACGGAGACGTTCTTCATCGTGGACGAGATTCAATCGGGGCTGGGGCGCACGGGCAAATGGTGGGCCTGCCAGCATTGGAATTTGGAACCGGATATTCTCGTAACCGCCAAGGCGCTCAGCGGCGGCTTGATTCCCATCGGGGCGATTCTATATTCCCATGACGTATATAAAAAAGTCTATAGCCGTCTGGACCGCTGCGTTGTTCACTCTTCCACCTTCGGACAGAATTTAATCGCGATGGTTGCGGGTTTGGCATCTATCCATCTTCTGGAAGAAGAAAACTTGATCGAACGGTCGGCGCAGATGGGCGAGCGGTTGCTTTCTGGACTGTCTTCACTGCAAGAGAAGCATGAGTTCATCAAGGAAGTGCGCGGTAAAGGCCTGATGATCGGCGTCGAGTTCGGTCCGCCGAAATCGCTGCTGCTCAAACCCGCCTGGGCGATATTGCACAGCGTGGAAAACGGCCTCTTCGCCCAGGCTGTGGTCATGCAACTCTACGATAAGCATAATATTTTGACGCAAGTGGCCGGACATCATCAGGAAGTGGTTAAATTACTGCCTCCGTTCGTCATGAGGGAAGAAGAAGCGGATCGCTTGGTTTCTGCTCTCGACGCTGTCCTTATAGAATGCCGCCGCTTCCCCGGTCCCATATGGTCGGTGGGAAAGCAACTGGCGGGCGCCGCGGCCAAACAGCATCTATTTTCCCGCGAAAAAGCTCATACGACTTGA
- a CDS encoding Trm112 family protein, whose product MPISEKLLEILACPLTKVPVVQDGNWIVSTDPKTRRRYPIKDDIPVMLIEESEEMNENEWREVMKRHNREIPS is encoded by the coding sequence ATGCCGATCAGCGAAAAATTGCTTGAAATTCTCGCTTGCCCGCTCACGAAAGTTCCCGTGGTTCAGGATGGGAACTGGATCGTATCCACCGATCCCAAAACGCGCCGCCGTTATCCTATTAAAGACGACATCCCCGTAATGCTTATCGAGGAATCGGAAGAGATGAACGAAAACGAGTGGCGGGAAGTCATGAAGCGCCACAATCGAGAAATCCCTTCTTAG
- a CDS encoding dihydrodipicolinate synthase family protein, with product MTTFPYPPEPIAESLSQGLVIPAHPLALTSERRLDERRQRALTRYYLAAGAGGLAVGVHTTQFEIRQPKIGLLQPVLELAGETIREFETKNPGKSIVRIAGICGKTKQAVGEAALAQRLGYHIGLLSLGAMKEASVLELLDHARAVAEIIPIMGFYLQPSVGGRILDYAFWRELCEIPNLMAIKIAPFNRYQTLDVVRAAAESGRGGDIALYTGNDDSIIVDLLTAFEFMVGGEKVRIRIAGGLLGHWACWTRKAVEQLERIHSIVRSSGAVPQELLTLAAQISDANAAFFDPAHQFAGCIAGIHEVLRRQGLMQGRWTLNPTEDLSPGQMEEIERVYAAYPHLNDDAFAAEHLGEWLE from the coding sequence ATGACAACATTCCCTTATCCTCCCGAACCAATCGCCGAGTCGCTGAGTCAGGGACTAGTTATTCCCGCCCATCCGCTGGCTCTGACATCGGAGCGCCGTCTGGACGAACGGCGGCAGCGGGCTTTGACGCGGTATTATCTCGCCGCGGGCGCCGGCGGCCTCGCCGTGGGCGTGCATACGACGCAGTTCGAGATTCGCCAACCGAAAATTGGACTCCTGCAGCCGGTGTTGGAATTGGCGGGAGAGACTATCCGCGAATTCGAAACAAAGAATCCTGGCAAATCCATCGTTCGCATCGCCGGAATCTGCGGGAAAACGAAACAGGCTGTTGGAGAAGCGGCCTTGGCGCAGCGGTTGGGATATCATATCGGACTGTTGAGCCTGGGCGCAATGAAAGAGGCTTCCGTTCTGGAGTTGCTCGATCATGCGCGGGCCGTGGCGGAAATTATTCCAATCATGGGTTTTTATCTACAGCCTTCCGTGGGCGGGCGGATTCTGGATTACGCCTTCTGGCGAGAATTATGCGAAATTCCCAACTTGATGGCCATTAAAATCGCGCCTTTCAACCGCTATCAAACGTTAGACGTTGTCCGCGCCGCGGCGGAATCGGGGAGAGGCGGAGATATTGCGCTCTACACCGGCAACGATGACAGCATAATCGTCGATCTATTGACGGCGTTTGAATTCATGGTTGGGGGAGAAAAAGTAAGAATCCGCATCGCCGGAGGGCTGTTGGGGCATTGGGCCTGTTGGACCCGCAAAGCCGTGGAACAACTGGAACGCATCCATTCCATCGTTCGATCCAGCGGCGCCGTCCCGCAAGAACTTTTGACGCTGGCGGCGCAAATTTCCGACGCCAACGCCGCCTTTTTCGATCCCGCCCATCAATTCGCCGGGTGCATTGCGGGCATCCATGAGGTATTACGCCGCCAAGGCTTGATGCAAGGACGATGGACGCTCAATCCCACCGAGGATTTATCGCCGGGACAGATGGAAGAGATCGAACGCGTCTATGCGGCCTATCCCCATCTCAACGACGACGCTTTCGCGGCGGAACATCTCGGCGAATGGCTAGAGTGA